One region of Synechococcus elongatus PCC 11801 genomic DNA includes:
- the psaC gene encoding photosystem I iron-sulfur center protein PsaC, with protein sequence MSHSVKIYDTCIGCTQCVRACPLDVLEMVPWDGCKAGQIAASPRTEDCVGCKRCETACPTDFLSIRVYLGAETTRSMGLAY encoded by the coding sequence ATGTCTCATTCGGTCAAGATTTACGACACTTGCATCGGCTGCACCCAGTGCGTGCGGGCGTGCCCTCTCGATGTGCTGGAAATGGTGCCCTGGGACGGCTGTAAAGCCGGTCAGATCGCTGCTTCTCCACGGACTGAAGACTGTGTGGGCTGTAAGCGTTGCGAAACAGCTTGCCCCACCGACTTTTTGAGCATTCGGGTCTATCTGGGTGCTGAAACGACTCGCAGTATGGGTCTGGCTTACTAA
- a CDS encoding tetratricopeptide repeat protein, with the protein MKRTALIALIAALSCSGTALSPARAFTPYVPDIDPSYLQEQGLALAQEAAQLLQFQQVEFAQRQAALAAQLAPNDFRVWLVLADASLRLNQLEPAIEALDKAQKLAPREPAILFALGSARFRQGNYSEAASFLQRGLAIKPDSSGALFDLGNVYLIQKQYPPAIAAFQKAIQVKPDFWEAINNLGLVSYEQGDRQQALNYWNRAIELSKSAAEPVLAKAVLLYQKGQTAEAIQLAQQALGKDSQYVSVDFLKEQLWGDRLLADTNQLFQAPAMQATLLEARQRAQNP; encoded by the coding sequence GTGAAGCGAACTGCTCTAATTGCCTTGATTGCCGCACTCAGTTGCAGTGGAACGGCGCTCTCACCTGCCCGAGCCTTCACGCCTTATGTGCCCGATATCGATCCGAGCTATCTACAAGAGCAGGGTTTGGCACTGGCGCAGGAAGCTGCTCAGCTCTTACAGTTCCAGCAGGTGGAGTTTGCCCAGCGGCAGGCTGCTTTGGCTGCCCAGTTGGCACCGAATGATTTTCGAGTGTGGTTGGTTTTAGCCGATGCGAGCTTGAGACTCAATCAGCTCGAACCCGCGATCGAGGCACTAGATAAAGCACAGAAGTTAGCGCCCCGCGAACCAGCGATCCTGTTTGCGCTGGGCTCAGCCCGCTTCCGGCAGGGAAATTACAGCGAGGCGGCGAGCTTCCTGCAGCGGGGACTGGCCATTAAACCTGATTCATCCGGCGCACTGTTTGATCTCGGCAATGTCTATCTCATTCAGAAGCAATATCCGCCCGCGATCGCAGCTTTCCAAAAAGCGATTCAAGTCAAGCCAGATTTCTGGGAAGCGATCAATAACTTGGGCTTGGTCAGTTATGAACAGGGCGATCGCCAACAAGCCTTAAATTATTGGAATCGTGCGATTGAGTTGAGTAAAAGTGCTGCTGAGCCGGTGCTAGCAAAAGCAGTCTTGCTCTATCAAAAAGGACAAACAGCAGAAGCTATCCAACTTGCCCAGCAAGCTTTGGGTAAGGATAGTCAGTATGTCAGCGTGGATTTCCTGAAAGAACAGTTGTGGGGCGATCGCCTTTTAGCTGACACGAATCAGCTCTTTCAAGCGCCTGCGATGCAAGCAACACTCCTTGAAGCACGTCAACGTGCCCAAAACCCATAG
- a CDS encoding DarT ssDNA thymidine ADP-ribosyltransferase family protein, producing the protein MGFFDDLLRAFTGKRVSSTATLTQHPRKAEWQYLEQLVRTNSVTTLYHFTDQANLDSIRRCGGLYSWEYCENRQITVPRPGGNSLSRDLDRRRSLGNYVRVSFAKYTPMFYVARSDGRLMKPYILEIDPEVIFWRDTLFSDGNATANRALIGDQLNDFKRIRFDVLRKPEWTSEDEKYYWQAEVLVKEHIPAAYIRNL; encoded by the coding sequence ATGGGATTTTTTGATGATTTGCTTAGAGCATTTACAGGGAAGCGAGTCTCTTCTACTGCTACACTCACACAACATCCACGAAAAGCTGAGTGGCAATATTTAGAGCAACTTGTTCGAACAAACAGTGTTACTACCCTCTATCACTTTACCGACCAAGCCAATCTGGACTCTATTCGCCGCTGCGGGGGTCTATATAGCTGGGAGTACTGCGAAAATCGTCAAATTACAGTCCCTCGACCTGGTGGTAATTCTTTATCACGTGACCTTGATCGCAGAAGAAGCCTAGGCAACTATGTTCGTGTAAGTTTTGCCAAATACACTCCAATGTTTTATGTCGCACGTTCAGATGGACGATTAATGAAGCCATACATACTAGAAATAGATCCCGAAGTTATCTTTTGGAGAGACACACTATTTAGCGATGGCAATGCTACAGCAAATCGAGCTTTAATAGGCGATCAATTGAATGACTTCAAGCGCATTCGCTTTGATGTATTGAGGAAGCCAGAATGGACAAGTGAAGATGAGAAATATTATTGGCAAGCTGAAGTGCTAGTAAAAGAACATATCCCAGCAGCTTATATTAGAAATTTGTGA
- a CDS encoding DarT1-associated NADAR antitoxin family protein, which produces MAIRPVFIPSSLEDTFVKEIPIEFTWYSGLSKVQAQKSIVSLHTEAAKKNIWPILEISSKSVSHLGISLSAFNLMLEVALPSQEIKLSVECAYQGSKVFASGGPYTDLYYVSSRDAKVDERLRSSGHFVKYSFFGEDFPCQPVTAFYDWLYLQALSQNTSLSEQLFEFQGFSDIAFNPAKSLNCQARAAALFVALTRCKHLEQVLADKNYYLALVSGREVKIKDQQLLLDLQ; this is translated from the coding sequence ATGGCTATACGTCCAGTCTTTATTCCATCTTCTTTAGAAGATACTTTCGTTAAAGAAATACCAATTGAATTTACATGGTATTCAGGACTATCAAAAGTTCAAGCTCAAAAATCTATTGTTTCTCTACATACAGAAGCAGCAAAAAAAAATATTTGGCCTATCCTAGAAATCTCCTCTAAGTCAGTTAGCCATCTTGGTATATCACTGAGTGCTTTCAATCTCATGTTAGAGGTAGCACTACCAAGCCAAGAAATAAAACTCTCTGTTGAGTGTGCTTATCAAGGTAGCAAAGTATTTGCTAGCGGTGGACCTTATACAGATCTTTATTATGTTTCTAGCAGAGATGCTAAGGTTGACGAAAGGTTACGTAGTTCTGGTCACTTTGTCAAATACTCTTTTTTTGGTGAGGATTTTCCTTGCCAACCAGTAACAGCATTTTATGATTGGCTTTATTTACAAGCTCTCTCTCAAAATACAAGTCTTTCCGAACAGCTTTTTGAGTTTCAGGGATTTTCAGACATTGCATTCAATCCTGCAAAGTCCTTGAATTGCCAGGCTAGAGCTGCTGCATTATTTGTTGCTCTTACAAGGTGCAAACACCTAGAACAAGTTTTAGCTGATAAAAACTACTACCTTGCTTTAGTCTCAGGAAGAGAAGTAAAAATTAAGGATCAGCAACTACTGCTTGATTTACAATAG
- the glmS gene encoding glutamine--fructose-6-phosphate transaminase (isomerizing) translates to MCGIVGYIGTQPASHILLDGLRQLEYRGYDSAGIATLWDHQLQIVRAEGKLHNLQAALQNHDSPAHLGIGHTRWATHGKPEVRNAHPHKDMSGLVAVVQNGIVENYRELREALQAEGIEFVSDTDTEVIPNLIARHFRQLEAAGSAPDSRLLEAVRLAVQELEGAYAIAVLCIDAPDEIVVARQQAPLVIGFGQGEFFCASDTPAIINHTRAVVTLENGEMARLTPLGVEIFNFQGDRLRKQPRLLSGTSLLAEKQGFRHYMLKEIYDQPGVVRSWLSTHLNDNWRADAADEPAQVAPYPHAQTPVILNLPDELLNDLEQIQILACGTSWHASLVGRYLLETLAGVPTQVYYASEFRYAPAPLVRNTLTIGVTQSGETADTLAALEKEGERRSGLGAEFAPRLLGITNRSESTLAHVVPHILDIQAGIEVGVAATKTFLGQVLAFYGLAIDLAYRRGSQSHEKLEALIAGLKRIPDQIEQLLREQDGAIESLAHQFTETQDFIFMGRGINFPIALEGALKLKEISYIHAEGYPAGEMKHGPIALLDSKVPVVAIAVPGSVYDKVLSNAQEAKARDARMIGVLPDGPDANVFDYHLWVPIVDELLSPLLTVIPLQLLSYHIAALRGLDVDQPRNLAKSVTVE, encoded by the coding sequence ATGTGCGGCATCGTTGGCTATATCGGCACTCAGCCTGCCAGTCACATCCTCTTGGATGGTCTGCGGCAGCTGGAGTATCGCGGCTACGATTCAGCCGGTATTGCAACCCTGTGGGATCATCAGCTCCAAATTGTGCGGGCGGAAGGCAAGCTCCACAATCTGCAAGCTGCACTGCAAAACCATGACAGTCCTGCCCACCTCGGCATTGGGCATACCCGCTGGGCAACCCACGGCAAACCGGAAGTCCGGAACGCCCACCCCCACAAAGACATGAGTGGCTTAGTGGCGGTTGTTCAGAATGGCATCGTCGAAAACTACCGTGAGCTGCGTGAGGCACTGCAGGCGGAAGGAATCGAGTTTGTCTCAGACACCGACACGGAAGTTATCCCCAATTTGATTGCGCGTCACTTCCGGCAATTGGAAGCGGCAGGCAGTGCGCCTGACTCGCGACTACTGGAGGCGGTACGCCTGGCGGTACAGGAGTTAGAGGGAGCCTACGCGATCGCGGTGCTCTGTATCGATGCTCCCGATGAGATCGTGGTGGCGCGCCAGCAAGCACCTCTGGTGATTGGCTTTGGTCAAGGGGAGTTTTTCTGCGCTTCAGATACGCCGGCAATCATCAACCACACTCGAGCCGTGGTGACGCTTGAGAATGGCGAGATGGCCCGACTAACGCCGCTGGGGGTTGAGATCTTTAACTTCCAAGGCGATCGCCTGCGTAAGCAACCACGGTTGTTGAGCGGTACCTCTCTGTTGGCGGAAAAACAGGGCTTCCGCCACTACATGCTCAAGGAGATTTACGACCAACCGGGCGTGGTGCGCAGTTGGTTGAGCACTCACCTCAATGACAATTGGCGTGCTGATGCCGCCGATGAACCAGCCCAAGTGGCACCCTATCCCCATGCGCAAACGCCGGTCATCCTCAATTTGCCCGACGAGCTGCTCAATGACCTTGAGCAAATTCAGATTCTGGCTTGTGGCACTAGCTGGCATGCCAGCCTTGTCGGACGCTACTTGCTCGAAACGTTGGCAGGCGTGCCTACACAGGTTTACTACGCTTCGGAGTTTCGCTATGCTCCTGCGCCGCTGGTGCGCAACACCCTCACGATTGGGGTGACGCAGTCTGGCGAGACCGCAGACACGCTGGCCGCTTTGGAGAAAGAAGGCGAACGGCGATCGGGCTTGGGCGCTGAGTTTGCACCGCGTTTGCTGGGGATTACCAACCGCTCGGAAAGTACGCTGGCCCACGTGGTGCCGCACATTCTCGATATCCAAGCAGGAATTGAGGTGGGCGTTGCAGCCACAAAGACCTTTTTAGGACAGGTGCTGGCTTTCTATGGTCTGGCGATCGATTTGGCCTATCGGCGCGGCAGTCAGTCGCACGAAAAACTTGAAGCCTTAATCGCAGGACTGAAACGGATTCCAGATCAGATTGAGCAGCTGTTGCGGGAACAAGATGGGGCAATTGAGTCGCTCGCCCATCAGTTCACCGAAACCCAAGACTTCATCTTTATGGGGCGTGGGATTAACTTCCCGATCGCCCTCGAAGGGGCGCTAAAGCTGAAGGAGATTAGCTACATCCATGCTGAGGGCTATCCGGCAGGTGAGATGAAGCACGGCCCGATCGCGCTGCTCGATTCGAAGGTGCCGGTGGTTGCGATCGCAGTTCCAGGTTCTGTGTACGACAAGGTGCTCTCAAACGCCCAAGAAGCGAAAGCCCGAGATGCGCGAATGATTGGCGTACTCCCAGATGGCCCTGATGCTAATGTTTTTGACTATCACCTCTGGGTGCCAATTGTGGATGAACTGCTCTCGCCGCTACTGACGGTTATCCCACTGCAATTGCTGAGCTATCATATCGCTGCACTGCGGGGTTTGGACGTCGACCAACCTCGAAATCTTGCCAAATCTGTCACTGTCGAGTAG